The Porites lutea chromosome 11, jaPorLute2.1, whole genome shotgun sequence genome includes a region encoding these proteins:
- the LOC140952749 gene encoding carbohydrate sulfotransferase 1-like, giving the protein MLHRRILCRFSFRPIFIVLLALSFGSVFILKEFDDSVSVRQKYNENFKDFEAPRKPDKEEHLDVGRESKKKRENLIIVTHGRSGSTFIGNIFNHHPNVFYLFEPYQTVERLHGAVATEDRDYQGKAFEWMKGILQCDFVSPEHVQDLERYYRRRYRKNYNPIKSISLLSPPFCPYNTTHSSWSAESCPPMDKETLEATCKSKYNITVLKPLIGRMPNENVKQLLSVCDNDRINCKFLFLVRDPRGIIPSSKAFGFFKDDDDSLLGTHEWSKKICSATEINLNFFRSMSSDEKKRFMLLRYEDLAKDPLKTLPSLLKFAGLPDDKNLRKWLDLASHRPETESERKAAAWRQDSWEGAERWRWLVGSDVISVIEKYCSHVMSVLGYKAVGGSHDLQKNLTVKLLEDSYEALRWF; this is encoded by the coding sequence ATGTTGCACCGAAGGATTCTTTGCCGGTTCAGCTTTCGACCAATTTTCATTGTCCTTTTGGCTCTGTCGTTCGGCAGTGTATTCATTCTTAAGGAATTTGATGATTCAGTTAGCGTGAgacaaaaatacaatgaaaattttaaagattttgaaGCACCTCGAAAACCCGATAAAGAAGAACATTTGGATGTGGGCCgggaaagcaaaaagaaaagagaaaacctAATTATTGTGACACACGGCCGTTCAGGGTCCACTTTCATTGGAAACATTTTTAATCACCATCCAAACGTGTTTTATTTGTTCGAGCCTTATCAAACAGTGGAGCGACTTCATGGAGCAGTGGCAACTGAGGATCGAGATTATCAAGGGAAAGCATTTGAATGGATGAAAGGAATACTTCAATGCGATTTCGTGTCTCCTGAACACGTGCAAGACCTGGAAAGATATTACCGGAGAAGGTACAGAAAGAACTACAATCCTATAAAAAGTATCTCGCTTCTTTCGCCACCGTTCTGCCCTTACAACACGACGCATTCATCATGGTCTGCTGAAAGCTGTCCACCAATGGATAAAGAAACATTGGAAGCGACTTGTAAATctaaatacaacataacagtgCTAAAGCCGCTGATAGGCAGGATGCCTAACGAAAACGTAAAGCAGTTGCTGTCAGTTTGTGACAATGACCGGATAAACTGCAAGTTTCTCTTCCTGGTTCGCGATCCGCGTGGCATAATTCCCTCTTCGAAGGCCTTTGGATTTTTTAAAGACGACGACGATTCCCTGCTTGGGACACATGAGTGGTCTAAAAAAATATGCAGCGCGACAGAAatcaatttgaatttctttcGATCTATGTCCTCAGATGAAAAAAAGCGTTTTATGTTGTTACGTTATGAAGATCTGGCAAAAGATCCGCTTAAGACTTTGCCAAGTTTATTGAAATTTGCCGGGCTGCCCGACgacaaaaatttgagaaaatggcTGGATCTCGCTTCTCATCGTCCTGAAACTGAGAGTGAAAGAAAAGCTGCAGCCTGGCGACAGGACTCATGGGAAGGAGCGGAAAGATGGCGCTGGCTAGTTGGGTCTGACGTCATCAGTGtcattgaaaaatattgcaGTCACGTGATGAGTGTGCTAGGCTACAAAGCCGTTGGTGGGTCGCACGATTTACAGAAAAATCTGACGGTTAAGTTGTTAGAGGACAGTTATGAAGCTCTGCGGTGGTTTTGA
- the LOC140952561 gene encoding carbohydrate sulfotransferase 3-like encodes MTVRTRRQTVFRIIALTILFLIFWFVRQNVLITSTLHVKHKDKQSLDFELDLSSLGANSKQTRRNIIIVSHGRSGSTITGDMFNHHPSVFYLHEPLQTVERISQFQKERKTSPDDPDYGSLMSEVLNGIFRCNFSRPVVEDLEHFYRHPSHPRASHAIASPPLCPYKINDSRWDPSLCPPLTSGSLGKVCRGNYKMTVAKILLSRITGASIKHILESCSSAKVDCKIIFLVRDPRAVIASSRSVNFFKDSVRDVSRANLRAYSFTNCKQTEENLALVKSLSFRWRKRVMIQRYEDFAMDPLTGLSRLFDFAGLSVPEDVKTWLDKTTHPSSDHEELRSACRGYHPAFCTVDESTVAVNRWRWKVPLIDIDIMERYCKNLMQIMGYRPVDRSHELLSNISIPLFKKDYQVKGWF; translated from the coding sequence ATGACGGTGCGCACTCGGAGACAAACCGTTTTTAGAATCATTGCGTTGACAatcctttttcttattttttggtTCGTTCGTCAAAACGTGCTTATAACATCAACCCTACATGTCAAACATAAGGACAAACAAAGTCTTGACTTTGAATTGGATTTGTCCTCTCTTGGCGCTAACTCAAAACAAACTCGAAGAAACATTATAATAGTTTCTCATGGGCGTTCCGGATCCACAATAACTGGAGACATGTTCAACCACCATCCTTCTGTGTTCTATTTGCATGAGCCGCTGCAAACTGTTGAGAGAATTAGTCAATTTCAAAAAGAACGCAAGACTTCCCCGGACGATCCTGATTATGGCAGCCTCATGTCCGAGGTCTTAAACGGCATTTTTCGGTGTAATTTTAGCAGGCCAGTAGTTGAAGATTTGGAACATTTCTATCGTCATCCGAGCCATCCCCGTGCTAGCCACGCAATTGCGTCGCCACCTTTGTGCCCATATAAAATTAACGATTCAAGATGGGACCCAAGCCTCTGTCCTCCACTGACAAGTGGATCTCTGGGAAAGGTTTGTCGGGGCAACTACAAGATGACTGTGGCAAAAATCCTGCTCAGTCGCATCACAGGAGCAAGCATTAAACATATTCTAGAGTCGTGCAGTTCAGCCAAAGTTGATTGCAAGATCATTTTTCTCGTTAGAGATCCCCGCGCTGTCATTGCTTCTTCTCgaagtgttaattttttcaaagattcTGTAAGGGATGTGAGTAGGGCAAATTTGCGGGCCTATAGCTTTACAAATTGCAAGCAAACTGAggaaaatttggcgcttgttAAGTCTCTTTCCTTTCGCTGGCGAAAGCGTGTAATGATTCAACGATACGAAGACTTTGCAATGGATCCTCTAACAGGGCTGTCACGCCTTTTCGATTTCGCAGGGCTGTCGGTCCCAGAGGACGTGAAAACCTGGTTGGATAAAACGACTCATCCAAGCAGTGATCACGAAGAACTAAGGTCGGCATGCAGAGGATACCATCCGGCCTTCTGCACCGTTGACGAATCCACTGTGGCTGTGAATCGATGGCGTTGGAAAGTTCCGCTCATTGACATTGACATCATGGAACGTTATTGCAAGAATTTAATGCAGATAATGGGCTACAGGCCTGTGGATCGGTCTCATGAGCTGTTGTCTAATATCAGTATCCCTTTGTTTAAGAAAGATTACCAAGTAAAAGGGTGGTTCTAA